The segment AGACCGATTTCATCGTATTCGTCAGCTTCCGGCTGGCTTTTGATCCGGTATTGTAGAAGTAGACATCCGTCTGTTTGCTGCGGCTCCGGCTGTCGACATGAATAAAGAGTGCTCTTTTGTAAGTTTCTTTATCCGTTTTATTCAGCTGGTTGATTTTAGCGCAGCGCTGTTTCAGCCGACTGACTTGGTTGAGCGGAATAGCTTTTCCCATGCAAGTCTCCCGTTTGCTGTTCTTCAGATACATATCATTGCGGATACCGTCTTTGGAATCCTGGATAATGATATGCACTTTGGCTCCGCGTATCATCAGGTTGCGGGCAATACGCAGGATGATATCGTAGGCATATTCATCTTCATGCAGCTCATGGTTCCCCATTTTTCCGATGGCTCCCGGATCAGGACCGCCATGTCCGCTGACCAGATAGAAACAAGCCCCTTTCAATTCATTGGATTCGACATTGTAGGAAGCCAGGTTTTTCCCGAACAGCGGTTCATATCCTTTGCGGCGTTTCGATGCCGGTTCCGATTTCACGGGTTGTTCGTTCTCCTTCAAAGGGGGAATCGTATATTTGACACCCGTTATCAGCATATTGTTTTTGCCCAATTTTGATTTGTTGAGCCGGATAAACTCTTTCTGATAATAACTGCCTGTCCGGTTGAACCGCTTCAGGAAGAGTTCAATTCCTTCGCCATTCTTCGGGTAGGCTTTCTCTTGGGCCCATAGAGCTATAGGCAAAAATAACAGAATGAGGAGTAACAGTCTGGAGTATTTGTGTTTCATACTTATCCAATGAGGCGTTTATAAATTTCCCGGGTTAAATAAATATCATACGAAGCATTATGCAGCTTGTCGGCTTCCAGCTCGATACCTAAGGCACGAGCTACCGTTTCCTGCTTGAAGTCGGGCATTTTATGCCGTTCTTCCAGCAAATGCTGGGTAGCCAGCACCATCACATCAATCGAGTTGACCCAAAACCAGGAATAAAAATAATTGTCTCCGTTCTGTACAAAAAAGGCTTTCAGGAAGTAGTTGTCGAACGAAGAATTATTATAACCGGCCAGGAAGAATTTATCGGTCCGGTCGTATTTATCGACATATTTGGAAAGCATTTGTACAAACTGCTTGTAAACCTCTTCCATCGGTGGATAGGCGAAAATCTGTTCTTTGGTTACGTGGCATATTTTCAATGCCTCTTCATCAACATCACATTGAGGATTCGGACGGACATGGAAATTAAAAGACTCTTTGCATTCTCCGTCAATGACGACCTCGCCACTGATCTGATGTATTCCGTTCCGCCAATAACGGATCCCCGTCGTTTCCAAATCAAAAAAGAGTATTTTCATCTTCTATACATTATTATATGTGCGGAACAAAGATAACGATATTTTTAGGATAAAGTATTTTTTGTCTGGCGGAAAAGTATCTGGCCCGTGAATGAAAGTTGGAAAACTGCCGGGATATTCTTTAGTTCACGTCGTGGATTACTTAGTTCACACCGTGAATTACTTAGTTCACGCCGTGGATTAAGTAGTTCACGCCGTGAACTAAAGAATTACCGGTATTTTCTGCATCTTTTCCCCGTAGGGTAACAAAGAATTTAAACCACCATTTTCAATTTATCTTGGATGTTTTTCACTAAAAATACAAGGTTATCCCAAGATTAATCCGTAAGTTTGCAAACAACCTAAAACACAAATTAAAATGTATAAAAGACTTTTCTTCGCTTGCACGATAGCTGGTGCGTTATTCGCCAACATTTCGTGTACAAGCACACAAGAGACATCGGTAGCCGATATCAATATTATTCCATTACCCAAGTCCGTCACCCAGGAATCAGGCTCGTTTCTTCTGACAGACGGGATGACGATTGGTATTTCTGATCCCTCGCTGAAGCCTGCGGCCGAATACCTGGCATCGCTGCTGGCCCGTTCGACAGGTTATCATTTATCGGTTAAGGAAGGGCTGGATGGAGACATCCAATTGTCGCTGGCCGATAGCTTTTCGCCGAAGGAAGGCAGTTATTCGCTGCACGTAGGCAAGAAAAATATAACGATTTCATCGGGTAATTACGGTGGCTTTATTGCCGGTATCCAGACACTTCGCCAACTTTTCCCGGCTGAAATTGAATCGGCTGTGGAACTTCCGGGCAATACCTGGGCTTTGCCGGCCGTAACCATCACCGACGAACCCCGTTTCAGCTGGAGAGGAGTCATGCTCGACGTTTCCCGTCATTTCTATTCTCCGGATGAAGTGAAGGAATTGCTTGACCTGATGGCTCTTTATAAGCTGAATAAATTTCACTGGCACCTGACAGACGACCAGGGCTGGCGTATTGAGATCAAAAAGTATCCGCTGTTGACTGAAAAAGGAGCATGGCGGCCGTTTAACTCGCAAGACCGGGAATGCATGCGCCGGGCGAAGGCGGAAGATAACAAGGATTTTGAGATTCCGGCCGAGAAACTGCGTATCGTCCAGGGTGATACACTGTACGGTGGCTTTTATACCCAGGAAGAAATCAAGGATATCGTCAAATATGCCGGTATTCGTGGTATCGATGTGATTCCGGAAATCGATATGCCGGGCCACATGCTGGCTGCTGTCAGCAACTATAATGGCGTTTCCTGCTTTGCGCAGACCGGTT is part of the Parabacteroides sp. AD58 genome and harbors:
- a CDS encoding N-acetylmuramoyl-L-alanine amidase family protein, giving the protein MKHKYSRLLLLILLFLPIALWAQEKAYPKNGEGIELFLKRFNRTGSYYQKEFIRLNKSKLGKNNMLITGVKYTIPPLKENEQPVKSEPASKRRKGYEPLFGKNLASYNVESNELKGACFYLVSGHGGPDPGAIGKMGNHELHEDEYAYDIILRIARNLMIRGAKVHIIIQDSKDGIRNDMYLKNSKRETCMGKAIPLNQVSRLKQRCAKINQLNKTDKETYKRALFIHVDSRSRSKQTDVYFYNTGSKASRKLTNTMKSVFQRKYAHHQPGRGFRGTVSKRDLYVLRNTTPVAAFIELGNIQNKYDQQRIVLSNNRQALANWISEAFVIDYKNYKK
- a CDS encoding 3'-5' exonuclease, whose product is MKILFFDLETTGIRYWRNGIHQISGEVVIDGECKESFNFHVRPNPQCDVDEEALKICHVTKEQIFAYPPMEEVYKQFVQMLSKYVDKYDRTDKFFLAGYNNSSFDNYFLKAFFVQNGDNYFYSWFWVNSIDVMVLATQHLLEERHKMPDFKQETVARALGIELEADKLHNASYDIYLTREIYKRLIG